From Oryza sativa Japonica Group chromosome 4, ASM3414082v1, one genomic window encodes:
- the LOC107276680 gene encoding uncharacterized protein isoform X1 — MKNAPRYRFGGAGFLELERGYQPWVIPKSEARGGAGHAVKKVKRWLRKMDEQMDYEFYDWNLRSYRFKSPFDRRPLVGPRERCRKNAAKRTLRLVGLTDPDYLLQCEDAAFGDWEDSCEDEDEVFEW; from the exons ATGAAGAACGCGCCGAGAT ATCGATTTGGGGGCGCCGGGTTCCTGGAGCTCGAGCGAGGCTACCAGCCGTGGGTGATCCCCAAGTCCGAGGCGCGAGGCGGAGCCGGCCACGCCGTGAAGAAGGTGAAGCGCTGGCTGAGGAAGATGGACGAGCAGATGGACTACGAGTTCTACGACTGGAACCTCCGCTCCTACCGCTTCAAGTCGCCCTTCGATCGCCGCCCGCTCGTCGGCCCCCGTGAGCGCTGCAG GAAAAACGCCGCGAAGCGCACCCTCCGTTTGGTCGGGCTCACCGACCCGGACTACCTGCTTCAGTG TGAGGACGCTGCATTTGGTGATTGGGAGGACAGCTGTGAGGACGAGGATGAGGTCTTCGAGTGGTAG
- the LOC107276680 gene encoding uncharacterized protein isoform X2: MKNAPRYRFGGAGFLELERGYQPWVIPKSEARGGAGHAVKKVKRWLRKMDEQMDYEFYDWNLRSYRFKSPFDRRPLVGPRERCSEDAAFGDWEDSCEDEDEVFEW, from the exons ATGAAGAACGCGCCGAGAT ATCGATTTGGGGGCGCCGGGTTCCTGGAGCTCGAGCGAGGCTACCAGCCGTGGGTGATCCCCAAGTCCGAGGCGCGAGGCGGAGCCGGCCACGCCGTGAAGAAGGTGAAGCGCTGGCTGAGGAAGATGGACGAGCAGATGGACTACGAGTTCTACGACTGGAACCTCCGCTCCTACCGCTTCAAGTCGCCCTTCGATCGCCGCCCGCTCGTCGGCCCCCGTGAGCGCTGCAG TGAGGACGCTGCATTTGGTGATTGGGAGGACAGCTGTGAGGACGAGGATGAGGTCTTCGAGTGGTAG
- the LOC4336567 gene encoding protein WHAT'S THIS FACTOR 9, mitochondrial, with protein sequence MQKVRLKWVKNRGLDHIIARTTSIRASCLLLDHLARLPSSSPVPARSLARLQKPLGLTVPVLRFLRRHPTLFAETLHPRFPTLPSFSLTPASDILLGRLARASALDSHLRLARLLLLTRSKSLPLASVLPLRFDLGLPYNFAAAFPVAHPDLFAVSNNHISLSATASGLPEGIAISSLQRRHAEAIEGATYRALSRPPSSSIAPLAFPMRFPRGYGGMKKVKAWMDEFHRLPYISPYDDASGIDPDSDIYEKRNIGLLHELLGLMVHKMVRRNAIRLLREELGLPHKFTRLFTRYPGVFYLSLKCKTTTVVLREGYERGKLVEQHPLAAVRDKVFYVMRTGVLFRGKGLSKLVLDEDGDEEVVMDGDEEFHGEGMDEDADVECFGMDIVDNEDNTDDEDNERDMYD encoded by the coding sequence ATGCAGAAGGTGCGGCTCAAGTGGGTGAAGAACCGGGGCCTGGACCACATCATCGCCCGCACGACCTCCATCAGGGCGTCCTGCCTGCTGCTCGACCACCTCGCGCGcctcccgtcgtcgtcgcccgtgCCGGCGCGCTCCCTCGCGCGCCTTCAGAAGCCGCTTGGCCTCACCGTGCCCGTGCtccgcttcctccgccgccaccccaccCTCTTCGCGGAGACCCTGCACCCGCGCTTCCCGACCCTCCCGTCCTTCTCCCTCACGCCGGCCTCGGACATCCTCctcggccgcctcgcccgcgcctccGCGCTCGACTCGCacctccgcctcgcccgcctcctcctcctcacccgcTCCAAGTCGCTCCCGCTTGCCTCCGTCCTCCCGCTGCGCTTCGACCTCGGCCTGCCTTAcaacttcgccgccgccttcccggtCGCCCACCCCGACCTCTTCGCCGTCTCCAACAACCACATCTCCCTGTCCGCTACCGCCTCCGGCCTCCCCGAGGGCATCGCCATCTCCTCCCTCCAGCGCCGCCACGCCGAGGCCATCGAGGGAGCGACCTACCGCGCGCTGTCtcggccgccgtcctcgtcaaTCGCCCCCCTCGCCTTCCCGATGCGGTTCCCGCGTGGGTATGGCGGGATGAAGAAGGTCAAGGCCTGGATGGACGAGTTCCACAGGCTTCCGTACATCTCCCCGTACGACGACGCGTCAGGGATCGATCCCGACAGCGACATCTACGAGAAGAGGAACATTGGATTGCTGCACGAGCTGCTCGGTCTGATGGTGCACAAGATGGTTCGGAGGAACGCGATTCGGCTGCTCCGGGAGGAATTGGGCCTGCCGCACAAGTTCACGAGATTGTTCACGCGGTACCCTGGGGTTTTCTACCTGTCGTTGAAGTGCaagacgacgacggtggtgcTCCGGGAGGGGTACGAGAGGGGTAAGCTGGTGGAGCAGCATCCCCTTGCGGCAGTGAGAGACAAGGTGTTCTATGTGATGCGTACTGGCGTGCTGTTCCGGGGGAAAGGCTTGTCCAAGCTTGTTTTGGATGAGGATGGTGATGAGGAGGTTGTGATGGATGGAGATGAAGAGTTTCACGGAGAAGGGATGGATGAAGATGCTGACGTTGAGTGCTTTGGAATGGATATTGTGGATAATGAAGACAATACTGATGATGAGGACAACGAACGGGATATGTATGATTGA